A genomic region of Pseudomonas abietaniphila contains the following coding sequences:
- a CDS encoding DUF971 domain-containing protein — translation MPRIPTAIQLHKASKILSLKYGPDEEYRLPAEFLRVHSPSAEVQGHGNPILQFGKLGVGLSKIEPAGQYALKLTFDDGHDSGLFTWEYLEQLAQRQTQLWDDYLAELKAAGKSRDPSEQVIRLML, via the coding sequence ATGCCTCGAATCCCCACCGCGATCCAGCTTCACAAAGCCTCGAAAATCCTCAGCCTGAAATACGGCCCGGATGAGGAATACCGTTTGCCTGCCGAATTTCTGCGAGTGCATTCGCCTTCCGCCGAGGTCCAGGGGCATGGCAATCCGATTCTGCAATTCGGCAAGTTGGGTGTCGGCCTGAGCAAGATAGAACCGGCCGGTCAGTACGCACTAAAACTGACCTTCGACGACGGTCATGACAGCGGACTGTTCACCTGGGAGTACCTCGAGCAACTGGCGCAACGCCAGACGCAGCTGTGGGACGACTATCTGGCCGAGCTCAAAGCAGCAGGCAAATCCCGCGACCCTTCCGAGCAAGTCATTCGACTGATGCTTTAA
- the hslU gene encoding HslU--HslV peptidase ATPase subunit, producing the protein MSMTPREIVHELNRHIIGQDDAKRAVAIALRNRWRRMQLPEELRVEVTPKNILMIGPTGVGKTEIARRLAKLANAPFIKVEATKFTEVGYVGRDVESIIRDLADAAMKLLREQEMTKVRHRAEDAAEDRILDALLPPARVGFNEDASSSNDSNTRQLFRKRLREGQLDDKEIEIEVAEMSGVDISAPPGMEEMTNQLQSLFANMGKGKKKSRKLKVKDALKMVRDEEASRLVNDEELKGKALEAVEQHGIVFIDEIDKVAKRGNVGGADVSREGVQRDLLPLIEGCTVNTKLGMVKTDHILFIASGAFHLSKPSDLVPELQGRLPIRVELKALSPQDFERILSEPHASLTEQYRELLKTEGLNIEFMPEGIKRLAEIAWQVNEKTENIGARRLHTLLERLLEEVSFSAGDLATSQDAGTIQIDADYVNSHLGELAEDEDLSRYIL; encoded by the coding sequence ATGTCCATGACTCCCCGTGAAATCGTCCACGAACTCAATCGCCATATCATCGGCCAGGACGATGCAAAACGCGCCGTCGCCATCGCGCTGCGCAACCGCTGGCGCCGGATGCAGCTGCCAGAAGAGCTGCGCGTCGAAGTCACCCCGAAAAACATTCTGATGATCGGCCCCACCGGTGTCGGTAAAACCGAGATCGCCCGTCGTCTGGCCAAACTCGCCAACGCGCCGTTCATCAAGGTCGAAGCGACCAAGTTCACCGAAGTCGGTTATGTGGGCCGTGACGTCGAGTCGATCATTCGTGATCTGGCCGACGCCGCCATGAAGCTGCTGCGCGAACAGGAAATGACCAAGGTGCGTCATCGTGCCGAAGACGCTGCCGAAGACCGCATTCTCGACGCCCTGCTGCCACCGGCACGCGTTGGCTTCAACGAGGACGCGTCGTCGAGCAACGATTCCAACACGCGCCAACTGTTCCGCAAGCGCCTGCGTGAAGGCCAGCTGGACGACAAGGAAATCGAAATCGAAGTCGCCGAAATGAGCGGTGTCGATATTTCCGCGCCGCCCGGCATGGAAGAGATGACCAATCAGCTGCAAAGCCTGTTCGCCAACATGGGCAAGGGCAAGAAAAAGAGCCGCAAGCTGAAGGTCAAGGACGCACTGAAGATGGTCCGCGACGAAGAAGCGAGCCGTCTGGTCAATGACGAAGAGCTCAAGGGCAAGGCGCTGGAAGCCGTTGAACAGCACGGAATCGTGTTCATCGACGAGATCGACAAGGTCGCCAAGCGCGGCAACGTCGGTGGTGCCGATGTGTCTCGCGAAGGTGTACAGCGCGACCTGCTGCCACTGATCGAAGGCTGCACCGTCAACACCAAGCTGGGCATGGTCAAGACCGACCACATCCTGTTCATCGCTTCCGGCGCGTTCCACTTGAGCAAGCCGAGCGATCTGGTGCCTGAGCTGCAAGGTCGTCTGCCAATCCGTGTGGAACTCAAAGCGCTCAGCCCACAGGATTTCGAACGCATCCTGAGCGAGCCACACGCCTCCCTGACCGAGCAATATCGCGAACTGCTGAAAACCGAGGGCCTGAACATCGAGTTCATGCCTGAAGGCATCAAGCGTCTGGCGGAAATCGCCTGGCAGGTCAACGAGAAGACCGAAAACATCGGCGCCCGTCGTCTGCACACTTTGCTGGAACGTCTGCTGGAAGAAGTCTCTTTCAGCGCGGGCGACCTGGCGACTTCGCAGGACGCCGGAACGATCCAGATCGACGCCGACTACGTCAACAGCCATCTGGGCGAGCTGGCGGAAGACGAAGACTTGTCGCGCTATATTCTTTAA